In the Streptomyces sp. f51 genome, one interval contains:
- the cpaB gene encoding Flp pilus assembly protein CpaB yields the protein MNSRQRRGVILLALSVLCALGAFAGVLSVIRDVNSKVGPEVTAYRLKSDIAPYKELSADQFEKISMPERWLSSTAVTDLARIRGKIAVTRLEKGSLLQADMIVDKPQLAPGQQEIAIMIDASTGVAGKIDPGSRVNIYATFKAQNDKGRDQSKVIVENARVIDVGKLTALEPDQSSADRRNSAAQAVPITFALGTADAQRVAYAESFAEHVRLALVAGGSDTIVAPGDRTYTLDEDK from the coding sequence GTGAACTCGCGCCAGCGCCGCGGCGTCATCCTGCTGGCCCTCTCGGTCCTGTGCGCCCTCGGCGCCTTCGCCGGAGTCCTCTCGGTGATCCGCGACGTGAACTCCAAGGTCGGCCCGGAGGTCACGGCGTACCGCCTCAAGAGCGACATCGCGCCCTACAAGGAGCTGTCGGCCGACCAGTTCGAGAAGATCTCGATGCCCGAGCGGTGGCTGTCGTCCACCGCGGTCACCGACCTCGCGCGGATCCGCGGGAAGATCGCCGTCACCCGGCTGGAGAAGGGCTCCCTGCTCCAGGCCGACATGATCGTGGACAAGCCGCAGCTCGCCCCCGGGCAGCAGGAGATAGCCATCATGATCGACGCGTCGACCGGGGTCGCCGGCAAGATCGACCCCGGGTCGCGGGTCAACATCTACGCCACCTTCAAGGCGCAGAACGACAAGGGCCGGGACCAGTCCAAGGTGATCGTCGAGAACGCCCGCGTCATCGACGTCGGCAAGCTCACCGCCCTCGAACCCGACCAGTCCAGCGCCGACCGGCGCAACAGTGCCGCCCAGGCCGTCCCGATCACCTTCGCGCTCGGTACCGCCGACGCCCAACGCGTCGCCTACGCCGAGTCGTTCGCCGAGCACGTCCGGCTCGCCCTGGTCGCCGGCGGCTCCGACACGATCGTGGCGCCCGGCGACCGTACGTACACCCTCGACGAGGACAAGTAG
- a CDS encoding AAA family ATPase: MTIRILPAVGDIDSARALTTLLSQLADTEPAPPVPDSTALLDTLARLAADSLDELPEVVLVHERIGPVPALDLIRDLVMRFPAVGVVLITADTSTGVLTAAMDSGARGIIGLPLGYDALAERVQAAAAWSAGMRRHLHSGAPELYTGPGGTVVTVTGAKGGVGATVTAVQLALAAKASGRTVALLDLDLQSGDVASYLDVQFRRSVADLAAITDISPRVLQDAVYTHDSGVALLLAPGEGERGEEVTDRVARQVLGALRSRHDVVVVDCGSQMNSATAAVVEMADQALLLVTPDVIAVRAAKRMVRMWDRLQIRKAEETTTVVNRFARGTEIQPSLVERVTGTRVARTAIPAAFKELQSVVDAGRLQDLDARSTVKQALWALAGDLGLVVPQEGGGGGRRRKASVPDRGALSLRGRGGDRGAVTLEFAGMFPLLLVVMTILWQCVLYGYSYSLAGNAADEAARAATAAYAVHGDVPGACAAAGGKHLPGSWKGADIACGPDGQVMTATVQVDVPLFFPGFDAGFRVRGKAGAALEGDDR; encoded by the coding sequence ATGACCATCCGTATCCTTCCCGCCGTCGGGGACATCGACTCGGCCCGCGCGCTCACCACCCTGCTGAGCCAGCTCGCCGACACCGAACCCGCCCCGCCCGTACCCGACTCGACCGCGCTCCTCGACACCCTCGCCCGGCTGGCCGCCGACTCGCTGGACGAGCTGCCCGAAGTCGTCCTGGTGCACGAACGCATCGGCCCCGTACCGGCGTTGGACCTGATCCGCGACCTCGTGATGCGCTTCCCCGCCGTCGGCGTCGTCCTCATCACCGCCGACACCAGCACCGGCGTCCTCACCGCCGCCATGGACTCCGGCGCCCGCGGGATCATCGGCCTCCCGCTCGGCTACGACGCCCTCGCCGAACGCGTCCAGGCGGCCGCCGCCTGGTCCGCAGGAATGCGCCGCCATCTGCACAGCGGGGCGCCGGAGCTGTATACGGGCCCCGGCGGCACCGTCGTCACCGTGACCGGTGCGAAGGGCGGGGTCGGCGCGACCGTCACGGCGGTCCAGCTCGCCCTCGCCGCGAAGGCCTCGGGCCGCACCGTGGCCCTGCTCGACCTGGACCTCCAGTCCGGCGACGTGGCCTCGTACCTCGACGTGCAGTTCCGCCGGTCGGTGGCCGACCTGGCGGCCATCACCGACATCAGCCCGCGCGTGCTCCAGGACGCCGTCTACACCCACGACAGCGGTGTCGCCCTGCTGCTGGCCCCCGGCGAGGGTGAGCGCGGCGAGGAGGTCACCGACCGGGTCGCCCGCCAGGTCCTCGGGGCACTGCGCTCACGTCACGACGTCGTGGTCGTCGACTGCGGATCCCAGATGAACTCCGCCACGGCCGCGGTCGTCGAGATGGCCGACCAGGCCCTGCTCCTGGTCACCCCCGACGTCATCGCCGTACGCGCCGCCAAACGCATGGTCCGGATGTGGGACCGCCTCCAGATCCGCAAGGCGGAGGAGACCACGACGGTCGTGAACCGCTTCGCCCGCGGTACGGAGATCCAGCCGTCCCTCGTCGAACGCGTCACCGGCACCCGGGTGGCCCGCACCGCGATCCCCGCCGCGTTCAAGGAACTCCAGTCGGTCGTCGACGCGGGCCGGCTCCAGGACCTGGACGCCCGCTCGACCGTCAAGCAGGCGCTGTGGGCCCTCGCCGGCGACCTCGGTCTCGTGGTCCCCCAGGAGGGCGGGGGCGGCGGCAGACGCCGCAAGGCCTCCGTCCCGGACCGGGGCGCACTCTCGCTGCGCGGCCGGGGCGGCGACCGGGGGGCGGTCACCCTCGAATTCGCCGGGATGTTCCCGCTGCTGCTGGTCGTCATGACGATCCTGTGGCAGTGCGTGCTCTACGGCTACTCGTACTCGCTGGCCGGGAACGCGGCGGACGAGGCGGCACGGGCCGCCACCGCGGCCTACGCCGTCCACGGCGACGTACCGGGCGCCTGCGCCGCCGCCGGGGGCAAGCATCTGCCGGGCTCCTGGAAGGGCGCGGACATCGCCTGCGGGCCCGACGGCCAGGTCATGACGGCCACCGTCCAGGTCGACGTCCCGCTGTTCTTCCCGGGCTTCGACGCGGGCTTCCGCGTACGGGGCAAGGCGGGCGCGGCGCTGGAGGGGGACGACCGATGA
- a CDS encoding TadE/TadG family type IV pilus assembly protein: protein MDDRGVSILEFVGFLPILLLVGLAAVQLGLIGYGVNQAGTAARAAARVASQGGDGGAAGRAAVSGWLDPRVTPDRGAETTTATVQVHVPGVIPLFGGYDVTRHATMPTDD from the coding sequence CTGGACGACCGGGGTGTCTCCATCCTGGAGTTCGTGGGGTTCCTGCCGATCCTGCTGCTCGTCGGGCTGGCCGCCGTCCAGCTCGGGCTCATCGGGTACGGCGTCAACCAGGCCGGTACCGCGGCGCGCGCCGCCGCGCGGGTCGCCTCGCAGGGCGGTGACGGCGGGGCCGCCGGACGCGCCGCGGTCAGCGGATGGCTCGACCCGCGGGTCACCCCCGACAGGGGAGCCGAGACCACCACCGCGACGGTCCAGGTCCACGTCCCCGGCGTCATCCCCCTCTTCGGCGGCTACGACGTCACCCGCCACGCCACCATGCCCACCGACGACTGA
- a CDS encoding CpaF family protein: MSLRSRIAAPDEGGPAREDGHLVAVYRAKLLEEIDLAEMSSLAAAERRVRLERVLGHIISREGPVLSTAERSQLIRRVVDEALGLGVLEPLLADASITEIMVNGPDSIFVERAGRVEQLPLRFASNEQLMQTIERIVSTVNRRVDESNPMVDARLPTGERVNVIIPPLALTGPTLTIRRFPRAYTLPELIGLGSLDEQTLMLLAAFVRARFNVIVSGGTGSGKTTLLNALSGLIPSHERIITIEDSAELQLQQEHVIRLESRPPNVEGKGQITIRDLVRNSLRMRPDRIIVGEVRGGETLDMLQAMSTGHDGSLATVHANSAEDALMRLQTLGSMSEVQIPFEALKDQINSAVDVVVQLSRHADGSRKVTEVALLVSHGREQFRVTPVTRFVPRPVGADRVVRGHFEHLPLPRSVAEKLYVANEPLPPAFGVAEAIDALNTRQAIG; this comes from the coding sequence ATGAGCCTGCGATCCCGCATCGCCGCCCCCGACGAGGGCGGACCCGCCCGTGAGGACGGACACCTCGTCGCCGTCTACCGCGCCAAACTCCTGGAGGAGATCGACCTCGCCGAGATGTCCAGCCTGGCGGCCGCCGAACGCCGGGTCCGTCTCGAACGCGTCCTCGGCCACATCATCAGCCGCGAGGGCCCGGTCCTCTCCACCGCCGAACGCTCCCAGCTGATCCGCAGGGTCGTCGACGAGGCACTCGGACTCGGCGTCCTCGAACCGCTCCTGGCCGACGCGTCCATCACCGAGATCATGGTCAACGGCCCGGACTCGATCTTCGTCGAGCGGGCGGGCCGCGTCGAACAGCTGCCGCTGCGCTTCGCGTCCAACGAGCAGCTCATGCAGACCATCGAGCGCATCGTCTCGACGGTCAACCGCCGCGTCGACGAGTCCAACCCGATGGTCGACGCCCGTCTGCCCACCGGCGAGCGCGTCAACGTCATCATCCCGCCGCTCGCCCTGACCGGCCCCACCCTCACCATCCGCCGCTTCCCCCGGGCGTACACCCTCCCGGAGCTCATCGGCCTCGGCTCCCTCGACGAACAGACGCTCATGCTGCTCGCGGCCTTCGTGCGGGCCCGCTTCAACGTCATCGTCAGCGGCGGCACCGGCAGTGGCAAGACCACCCTGCTCAACGCGCTCTCCGGACTGATCCCCTCCCACGAGCGCATCATCACCATCGAGGACTCCGCCGAACTCCAGCTCCAGCAGGAGCACGTCATCCGCCTCGAATCGCGCCCCCCGAACGTGGAGGGCAAGGGCCAGATCACCATCCGCGACCTGGTCCGCAACTCCCTGCGCATGCGCCCCGACCGCATCATCGTCGGCGAGGTCCGCGGCGGCGAGACCCTCGACATGCTCCAGGCCATGTCGACGGGCCACGACGGCTCGCTCGCCACCGTCCACGCCAACTCCGCCGAGGACGCCCTCATGCGCCTCCAGACCCTCGGCTCGATGTCCGAGGTCCAGATCCCCTTCGAGGCGCTCAAGGACCAGATCAACTCGGCCGTCGACGTCGTCGTCCAGCTGTCCCGGCACGCCGACGGCTCCCGCAAGGTCACGGAGGTCGCGCTGCTCGTCTCGCACGGCCGCGAACAGTTCCGCGTCACCCCGGTCACCCGCTTCGTGCCCCGCCCGGTCGGCGCCGACCGCGTGGTGCGAGGCCACTTCGAGCACCTGCCGCTGCCGCGTTCCGTCGCGGAGAAGCTGTACGTCGCCAACGAGCCGCTCCCGCCCGCCTTCGGCGTCGCCGAGGCCATCGACGCGCTCAACACGAGGCAGGCCATCGGATGA
- a CDS encoding type II secretion system F family protein: protein MNDPALLALGGTLLGGTLAVAGVHIYASGRAQRRELYERLSGGGRPHTEGGRTRRFAGVDRRLRRTRLGRTIHLRLTATGLDLTAGEFFTYVTAVIVALWLIAASTLAPFFGPIAAILGGWSAAVFLNWQRQKRIEAFINQLPDVARLLANATAAGLALRTALAMAAEELEAPAGEELAHVADQLMLGRTIDDALGELSERLPSRELIVLVTTLVLANKAGGSVVSSLRNLTQTLEDRKETRREVRTMLSEVNATAFTVPFLGIGSLVLINSSNEGALARVTGSPLGQGLVLLALGLYTVGFFVIRRLGKIEV from the coding sequence ATGAACGACCCCGCGCTCCTCGCCCTCGGCGGGACGCTCCTCGGCGGCACGCTCGCCGTCGCGGGCGTGCACATCTACGCCTCGGGCCGCGCCCAGCGACGGGAGCTCTACGAACGGCTCTCCGGCGGCGGCCGCCCGCACACGGAAGGCGGCCGGACCCGCCGCTTCGCGGGCGTCGACCGCAGACTGCGCCGCACCCGCCTCGGCCGCACGATCCATCTGCGCCTGACGGCCACGGGGCTCGACCTCACGGCGGGCGAGTTCTTCACCTACGTCACCGCCGTGATCGTCGCCCTGTGGCTGATCGCGGCCTCGACCCTGGCCCCCTTCTTCGGCCCGATCGCCGCGATCCTCGGCGGATGGAGCGCGGCCGTCTTCCTCAACTGGCAGCGCCAGAAACGCATCGAGGCGTTCATCAACCAACTCCCCGACGTGGCACGCCTGCTGGCGAACGCCACGGCCGCGGGTCTCGCCCTGCGCACGGCCCTCGCCATGGCCGCGGAGGAGCTGGAGGCCCCGGCGGGCGAGGAACTTGCCCATGTGGCCGACCAGTTGATGCTGGGCCGCACGATCGACGACGCCCTCGGGGAACTCTCCGAACGGCTGCCCTCGCGCGAGCTGATCGTCCTCGTCACCACCCTCGTCCTCGCCAACAAGGCGGGCGGCTCCGTCGTCAGCTCCCTGCGCAACCTCACCCAGACCCTGGAAGACCGCAAGGAGACCCGCCGCGAGGTCCGCACCATGCTCTCCGAGGTCAACGCGACCGCCTTCACGGTCCCCTTCCTCGGCATCGGCTCGCTCGTGCTGATCAACTCCTCGAACGAGGGAGCGCTCGCCCGTGTCACCGGCTCCCCGCTCGGGCAGGGCCTCGTGCTGCTCGCCCTCGGGCTCTACACCGTGGGCTTCTTCGTCATCCGTCGCCTCGGCAAGATCGAAGTGTGA
- a CDS encoding DUF5936 domain-containing protein — protein MLPLLLAVLMGAAVAGVLLGVRMIRSEVKLPSDLQLALEVGGSRVSVADSAVDRLGMRFAPTVLRLMGPRRVDAKRRRIDMAGNPGGLTLNRYAARRAVYGVFGVVLGLVFLSNGQLLFAVLTFAFGLVAADALIWQAVRERKEVIDRTLPDFLDVLAVVVSAGLGFRQALDRVAEKYEGPWADELRITLRQMDMGVSRRQAFDELRRRNSSEQVAQFVSALQQGEELGSPIAETLIQLATDMRRTDAQNARRRAAKTIPKATMVTLVFMLPATMILIATGMFLGSGTNFGSILGR, from the coding sequence ATGCTGCCGCTGCTGCTCGCCGTCCTGATGGGAGCGGCCGTCGCGGGCGTCCTCCTCGGCGTCCGGATGATCCGCTCCGAGGTCAAACTCCCCAGCGACCTCCAGCTCGCCCTGGAGGTCGGCGGCTCCCGTGTCTCGGTGGCGGACTCGGCCGTCGACCGTCTCGGCATGCGCTTCGCGCCGACCGTCCTGCGTCTGATGGGCCCCCGGCGCGTGGACGCCAAACGCCGGCGCATCGACATGGCGGGCAACCCCGGCGGTCTGACCCTGAACCGTTACGCGGCCCGCCGCGCGGTGTACGGGGTCTTCGGCGTCGTCCTCGGCCTGGTGTTCCTCTCCAACGGCCAGCTCCTCTTCGCCGTCCTCACGTTCGCCTTCGGGCTGGTCGCGGCGGACGCCCTCATCTGGCAGGCCGTCCGGGAGCGCAAGGAGGTCATCGACCGCACCCTGCCCGACTTCCTCGACGTCCTCGCCGTCGTCGTCTCCGCGGGCCTCGGCTTCCGGCAGGCCCTGGACCGCGTGGCGGAGAAGTACGAGGGGCCCTGGGCGGACGAACTGCGCATCACCCTGCGCCAGATGGACATGGGCGTCAGCCGCCGCCAGGCCTTCGACGAACTGCGCAGACGCAACTCGTCCGAGCAGGTGGCCCAGTTCGTCTCGGCGCTCCAGCAGGGCGAGGAGCTCGGCTCACCCATCGCCGAGACCCTCATCCAGCTGGCCACCGACATGCGCCGTACGGACGCGCAGAACGCCCGCCGCCGCGCCGCCAAGACCATCCCCAAGGCCACGATGGTCACGCTGGTGTTCATGCTCCCGGCGACGATGATCCTCATCGCGACGGGCATGTTCCTGGGCTCGGGCACCAACTTCGGCTCGATCCTGGGGCGCTGA
- a CDS encoding histidine kinase gives MNGLPGGRGHAVRELPRRTLRLARSRANRLLRLARGRDRGTGYLADDEPAPGGIRLQLNALQALCRQAFAVRLAAIVVGAPFAMTNATGGLLRWAVLAAAVLGVMGSYAMLRDWDRFGPRLLAHPTLMGLDLSFGAVLLLTASPASPLAYATVCTPLLSGLLYGWRGAGVFTGFQLVVLLTVFRAWEHRPGAGSSTLLIAGFCVGAGIIGVTLRNLLFRFGTAGQALAEATSRLAVAEAVESERARLAREMHDSVAKTLYGLALAAEALAASADDGDPRALKRQAAVVADAARLAAAESRTLLSDLRRHTDLTDPDIDLRPELDAMAADFAARTGVATAVRHRGAHPVLPSTAAHHVLAIVAEALENAHRHAEARTVTIELDLAQSRFTLLVRDDGTGLPVPTTPATLAAWTRSGHFGLLGMTERAACAGGLIALDRSPAGGTEVRLTLPLTTAALSVPPTSQEEAAHA, from the coding sequence ATGAACGGGCTTCCCGGCGGCCGGGGTCACGCGGTCCGCGAGCTCCCGCGCCGGACCCTCCGGCTCGCCCGGAGCCGCGCGAACCGGCTCCTCCGGCTCGCGCGCGGCCGCGACCGGGGCACCGGCTACCTCGCGGACGACGAGCCCGCGCCCGGCGGCATCCGCCTCCAGCTCAACGCCCTCCAGGCCCTGTGCCGGCAGGCCTTCGCCGTCCGCCTGGCGGCCATCGTGGTCGGCGCCCCCTTCGCGATGACCAACGCCACCGGCGGCCTCCTGCGCTGGGCGGTCCTGGCCGCGGCCGTCCTCGGGGTCATGGGCTCGTACGCGATGCTCCGCGACTGGGACCGCTTCGGTCCCCGCCTCCTCGCCCACCCGACGCTGATGGGCCTGGACCTCTCCTTCGGCGCGGTCCTGCTCCTGACCGCCTCCCCGGCCTCCCCCCTCGCCTACGCCACGGTCTGCACCCCGCTCCTGTCCGGCCTGCTGTACGGCTGGCGCGGCGCCGGGGTCTTCACCGGGTTCCAGCTCGTCGTGCTGCTCACGGTGTTCAGGGCCTGGGAACACCGGCCGGGAGCGGGCTCCAGCACCCTGCTCATCGCCGGGTTCTGCGTCGGCGCCGGCATCATCGGAGTGACCCTGCGCAATCTGCTGTTCCGCTTCGGCACGGCGGGACAGGCGCTGGCCGAGGCGACCAGCAGGCTCGCCGTCGCGGAGGCCGTGGAGTCCGAACGGGCCCGCCTGGCACGCGAGATGCACGACTCGGTGGCCAAGACGCTGTACGGCCTGGCGCTGGCCGCGGAGGCCCTCGCCGCCTCCGCGGACGACGGGGACCCGCGGGCGCTCAAACGGCAGGCGGCCGTGGTCGCGGACGCCGCGCGCCTGGCCGCCGCCGAGTCCCGCACCCTCCTGTCGGACCTGCGGCGGCACACCGACCTCACCGACCCCGACATCGACCTCCGCCCCGAACTCGACGCCATGGCCGCCGACTTCGCGGCCCGTACCGGTGTGGCCACGGCGGTACGGCACCGGGGCGCGCACCCGGTCCTGCCCAGCACCGCCGCCCACCACGTCCTCGCGATCGTGGCCGAGGCCCTGGAGAACGCCCACCGTCACGCCGAGGCGCGCACGGTGACGATCGAACTCGACCTGGCGCAAAGCCGGTTCACGTTGCTCGTACGGGACGACGGCACGGGTCTGCCCGTGCCCACGACCCCCGCGACGCTCGCCGCCTGGACGAGATCCGGCCATTTCGGCCTGCTCGGCATGACGGAACGCGCCGCGTGCGCCGGTGGCCTCATCGCCCTGGACCGGTCGCCCGCAGGGGGGACCGAGGTCCGGCTGACCCTCCCGCTCACGACGGCCGCCCTGTCCGTTCCCCCCACTTCCCAAGAGGAGGCCGCACATGCCTGA
- a CDS encoding response regulator transcription factor, giving the protein MPDQALSGPSLRVLVADDNPVVRAGLTALLDAHPDIAVVATASDGAEAVDRAALLTPDVVLLDVRMPGTDGLTALPQLCAIAPVMMLTYSSEPEVVAEALRRGASGYLVHGAFTAAELIAAVRDVRHGRPTVPDSLGVSYQPPSFSSHLQPAVAQSSGARPLPAAGLHRHTVHQSAFGLSSREVEVMDLIAAGMNNRQIAATCFIAEKTVKNHINRIFAKLHSSSRSEAIAHWLGTTREGWSR; this is encoded by the coding sequence ATGCCTGACCAGGCACTTTCCGGCCCGTCCCTGCGTGTTCTGGTGGCCGACGACAATCCGGTCGTACGGGCCGGGCTGACCGCGCTGCTGGACGCGCACCCCGACATCGCGGTCGTCGCGACCGCGAGCGACGGAGCGGAGGCGGTGGACCGAGCCGCCCTCCTCACCCCGGACGTCGTGCTCCTGGACGTGCGGATGCCCGGCACGGACGGCCTCACCGCACTGCCCCAACTGTGCGCGATCGCCCCCGTGATGATGCTGACGTACAGCAGCGAACCCGAGGTCGTGGCGGAGGCGCTGCGCAGGGGCGCGTCCGGCTATCTCGTCCATGGCGCGTTCACGGCGGCCGAACTCATCGCCGCCGTACGGGACGTACGCCACGGACGCCCGACTGTCCCGGATTCACTCGGAGTTTCGTACCAACCCCCCTCGTTCTCTTCGCATCTGCAACCGGCTGTGGCACAGTCTTCGGGGGCTCGGCCCTTACCGGCGGCGGGACTTCACCGCCATACCGTCCATCAGTCCGCGTTCGGCCTGAGCTCTAGGGAGGTGGAGGTGATGGACCTCATCGCGGCCGGCATGAACAACCGCCAGATCGCCGCCACCTGCTTCATCGCGGAGAAGACGGTCAAGAATCACATCAATCGCATCTTCGCGAAGCTGCACAGTTCCTCGCGCAGTGAAGCGATCGCCCACTGGCTGGGCACGACGCGCGAGGGGTGGAGCCGATGA
- a CDS encoding pilus assembly protein TadG-related protein, which produces MRSVRGDRGQTLPIYIWLTGILLFAAFAFFVFAQAASARNGAQSAADAAALAAAQDSRDELMKGLSGAVGTDDHWLDWLGGDKFQGAGASAAADRLAAENDSTVQGGAQPTVVNGFPGYHVAIQTRYTVGASIIPGTESRHATAQATAVIEPRCTFAADADPKKPVRLDCAGHSVDIDPEHFHSDDLPDASVLFSVHLAE; this is translated from the coding sequence ATCCGATCGGTCCGCGGCGACCGGGGGCAGACCCTCCCCATCTATATCTGGCTGACGGGGATTCTGCTCTTCGCCGCGTTCGCCTTCTTCGTCTTCGCCCAAGCAGCGTCCGCCCGCAATGGAGCTCAATCCGCGGCGGACGCTGCCGCGTTGGCGGCCGCGCAGGACTCCCGCGACGAGCTCATGAAGGGGCTGTCCGGAGCCGTCGGCACGGACGACCACTGGCTGGACTGGCTCGGCGGCGACAAGTTCCAGGGCGCGGGCGCGTCCGCCGCCGCCGACCGGCTGGCCGCGGAGAACGACTCGACGGTGCAGGGCGGGGCCCAGCCCACCGTCGTGAACGGCTTCCCCGGCTATCACGTGGCGATCCAGACCAGGTACACGGTCGGCGCCTCGATCATCCCGGGCACGGAGAGCCGCCATGCCACGGCCCAGGCGACCGCGGTTATCGAGCCGCGCTGCACGTTCGCCGCCGACGCGGACCCCAAGAAGCCCGTCCGGCTGGATTGCGCCGGGCACAGTGTGGACATCGATCCCGAACATTTCCATTCGGACGACCTTCCCGACGCGTCCGTGCTGTTCTCAGTGCATCTGGCCGAGTGA
- a CDS encoding OmpA family protein, with translation MALPPRAAATTFTALAVLITLGLPGPAHADGGDPSAPPGSVTTSPPPEVDANSPGLKLADGATLAPAKVLDIKSVVEDLGGEERREDTNADVTFALQAEVLFPKDSSTLNPDSQSRIQAIADEIKAQHATTVRVFGFTDNLGSYAHGLTLSKKRAEQVHDLLAAALGSAEADITFEVRGYSEDYPIADNTSEQGRRKNRRVEVTFPRGAAGGNSA, from the coding sequence ATGGCCCTCCCGCCCCGCGCTGCCGCGACCACGTTCACGGCCCTCGCCGTGCTGATCACCCTCGGCCTCCCGGGCCCCGCGCACGCGGACGGCGGGGACCCCAGTGCCCCGCCCGGCAGCGTCACCACCTCCCCGCCCCCCGAGGTCGACGCCAACAGCCCCGGGCTCAAGCTCGCCGACGGAGCGACCCTCGCGCCCGCCAAGGTGCTGGACATCAAGTCGGTCGTGGAGGACCTGGGCGGCGAGGAACGCCGTGAGGACACCAACGCGGACGTCACCTTCGCGCTCCAGGCGGAAGTCCTCTTCCCCAAGGACAGCTCGACGCTCAACCCGGACTCCCAGTCCCGTATCCAGGCGATCGCGGACGAGATCAAGGCCCAGCACGCCACCACCGTCCGCGTCTTCGGGTTCACCGACAACCTCGGCTCGTACGCGCACGGCCTGACCCTCTCCAAGAAGCGCGCGGAGCAGGTGCACGACCTGCTGGCCGCCGCGCTCGGCTCCGCGGAGGCGGACATCACCTTCGAGGTGCGGGGCTACAGCGAGGACTACCCGATCGCCGACAACACCTCGGAACAGGGCCGCCGCAAGAACCGCCGGGTGGAGGTGACCTTTCCCAGGGGCGCCGCCGGCGGGAACAGCGCCTGA
- a CDS encoding dihydrofolate reductase family protein, with amino-acid sequence MRKIVLMSSVSLDGFIEGPNREIDWHRVDAELHQHFNDLVRGFGALMSGRVTYELMAAYWPTADKDPDISPEMAEFAGIWRNIPKVVFSRTLERGTGHTTVVREVVPEEIRALKDQEGGDLALSGADLAAEFLRLGLVDEIRLYVHPVLIGAGKPLFPEAQAPTDLRLVESRTFGNGVALLRYERDTTAP; translated from the coding sequence ATGAGGAAGATCGTGTTGATGTCGTCGGTGTCCCTCGACGGATTCATCGAGGGCCCGAACCGCGAGATCGACTGGCACCGGGTCGACGCCGAACTGCACCAGCACTTCAACGACCTGGTCAGAGGCTTCGGCGCCCTGATGTCCGGACGGGTGACCTACGAGCTGATGGCCGCCTACTGGCCCACGGCCGACAAGGACCCGGACATCAGCCCGGAGATGGCCGAGTTCGCCGGGATCTGGCGCAACATCCCCAAGGTGGTGTTCTCCCGGACGCTGGAGCGCGGCACCGGGCACACCACGGTCGTACGGGAGGTCGTGCCCGAGGAGATCCGGGCGCTCAAGGACCAGGAGGGCGGGGACCTCGCGCTCAGCGGCGCCGATCTCGCCGCGGAGTTCCTGCGGCTGGGCCTCGTCGACGAGATCAGGCTGTACGTGCACCCCGTCCTCATCGGGGCCGGCAAGCCGCTGTTCCCCGAGGCCCAGGCGCCCACCGACCTCCGCCTCGTCGAGTCGCGGACCTTCGGCAACGGCGTGGCCCTCCTGCGCTACGAGCGCGACACCACGGCGCCCTAG
- a CDS encoding DUF192 domain-containing protein, whose product MATFTTDTTEGASEPVPLELATTARARRRGLLGRRGIQGALLLAPANSVHTLGMRFAIDVAYLDRSSRVLAVRTMRPGRLGLPRPRARQVLEAEAGSMERWGVRRGTRITVRHA is encoded by the coding sequence ATGGCCACCTTCACGACGGACACGACGGAGGGGGCGTCCGAGCCGGTGCCCCTGGAGCTCGCCACCACGGCGCGGGCCCGGCGGCGGGGGCTGCTCGGGCGCCGGGGGATCCAGGGCGCGCTGCTGCTGGCACCGGCGAACTCGGTGCACACGCTGGGGATGCGGTTCGCGATCGACGTCGCCTATCTGGACAGGTCGTCGCGGGTCCTGGCGGTACGCACGATGCGCCCGGGCCGGCTGGGGCTGCCACGACCCCGGGCCCGGCAGGTCCTGGAGGCCGAGGCCGGGTCGATGGAGCGGTGGGGCGTGCGGCGCGGCACGCGGATCACCGTCCGGCACGCCTGA